Proteins encoded by one window of Halomonas chromatireducens:
- a CDS encoding YeeE/YedE family protein codes for MDWIASLQGLVGGVMIGLSAVWLMATLGRIAGISGIVGSLVTTLPKGDSAWRVAFMMGLVSGPLLLMLLGGGLGNVADAPGVVVGQPAGGVGLMLIAGLLVGVGTGLGSGCTSGHGVCGLARLSPRSLVATVTFLACAIVTVYIVRHVIGGGA; via the coding sequence GTGGACTGGATAGCGAGCCTGCAGGGGCTGGTAGGTGGCGTAATGATTGGTCTCTCGGCCGTATGGCTGATGGCAACGCTTGGCCGCATCGCCGGCATCAGCGGAATTGTCGGCAGCCTGGTGACGACCCTGCCCAAGGGCGACAGCGCCTGGCGCGTGGCCTTCATGATGGGCCTGGTCAGCGGCCCGCTGCTGCTAATGCTGCTGGGCGGCGGCCTGGGTAACGTGGCCGATGCGCCTGGCGTAGTGGTCGGCCAGCCTGCCGGTGGGGTGGGTCTGATGCTAATAGCAGGCCTTCTCGTCGGCGTGGGGACCGGTCTGGGCAGTGGCTGCACCAGCGGGCACGGTGTCTGCGGGCTGGCACGGCTGTCGCCACGTTCCCTGGTGGCCACGGTGACCTTCCTGGCATGCGCCATCGTTACCGTCTATATCGTGCGGCACGTGATCGGAGGTGGTGCATGA
- a CDS encoding DUF6691 family protein produces MKTLMGYISGLLFGLGLALAGMTDPARVLGFLDIFGAWDPTLMFVLGGAVVTTFIGYRFVFRQEQPLIGETFQLPTRQDFDARLIGGSALFGIGWGLSGYCPGPAIASIAGLTAPLFAMLVAMVTGWFLARAIPARS; encoded by the coding sequence ATGAAGACGCTGATGGGTTATATCTCCGGGTTGCTGTTCGGGCTGGGACTGGCGCTCGCCGGCATGACTGACCCCGCGCGGGTGCTCGGTTTTCTCGATATTTTCGGCGCCTGGGACCCGACGCTGATGTTCGTACTCGGCGGCGCCGTGGTGACCACCTTCATTGGCTACCGGTTCGTTTTCCGCCAGGAACAGCCGCTGATTGGCGAGACCTTCCAACTGCCTACTCGTCAAGATTTCGATGCCCGGCTGATTGGTGGTTCGGCCCTGTTCGGGATAGGCTGGGGGCTTTCAGGCTACTGTCCCGGGCCGGCCATTGCGTCAATCGCTGGGCTGACTGCCCCCCTGTTTGCCATGCTGGTCGCCATGGTTACCGGTTGGTTTCTCGCCCGGGCTATACCTGCCAGGAGCTGA
- the dsbG gene encoding thiol:disulfide interchange protein DsbG, translating into MAFRLSLLATSLTAIATAQMAYAGDWPGPVRALTEQGLEVHGEFEAPSGLTGYAASHQGREMTVFVTSDGNHAIVGTMIDAEGNDLSEAPLDELVRAPQEGEVWQQLEQSHWIQDGQPDAPRVLYTFTDPNCPYCRQFWEQVRPWVEAGEVQLRHIMVGILSQNSPAKAAALLGAEDPEAALHDHSSGDDIGPSAQPRDIEDQVYRNNQLFDELGLYATPTTVFRHEDRLQRVDGMPEEARLLEMMGGTAP; encoded by the coding sequence ATGGCTTTTCGACTCTCACTGCTCGCTACCAGCCTGACAGCTATTGCCACAGCCCAGATGGCCTATGCCGGCGACTGGCCGGGCCCGGTTCGTGCATTGACCGAGCAGGGGCTTGAGGTGCACGGTGAATTCGAAGCCCCCAGCGGGCTTACCGGCTACGCAGCCAGCCATCAGGGACGTGAGATGACCGTCTTTGTCACTTCCGATGGCAATCATGCCATCGTCGGCACCATGATCGATGCCGAGGGCAACGATCTCTCTGAGGCCCCTCTCGATGAACTGGTGCGGGCGCCCCAGGAGGGCGAGGTATGGCAACAATTGGAACAGAGCCACTGGATTCAGGACGGCCAGCCGGATGCTCCCCGTGTGCTATATACCTTCACCGACCCCAACTGCCCCTATTGCCGGCAGTTCTGGGAGCAAGTTCGCCCCTGGGTCGAGGCCGGGGAAGTTCAATTGCGCCATATCATGGTGGGCATCCTCAGTCAGAACAGTCCTGCCAAGGCAGCTGCCCTTCTGGGCGCCGAAGACCCAGAGGCCGCTCTGCATGACCACAGTAGCGGCGATGATATTGGCCCCTCTGCCCAGCCACGCGACATAGAAGACCAGGTGTATCGCAACAACCAGCTTTTCGACGAGCTGGGCCTATACGCCACGCCAACCACCGTCTTCCGACATGAAGATCGCCTTCAGCGGGTGGATGGCATGCCGGAGGAAGCACGGCTGCTCGAGATGATGGGGGGCACGGCACCCTGA
- a CDS encoding TlpA disulfide reductase family protein — translation MNALQQSIALGPLGFSLGQVLIMVAFGMALLAGTLIGRRHRTPVADTLFTLLLLSLAGARLLFVARYWSSYDDMMSILDIRDGGFDPIGGLVVGLAYALWLMWRLPAQRVPLAGALLTGALTWGLIAGPLVLLEGSARPIPDTSLATLGGNPTELPSLAAAEGQPMVVNLWATWCPPCIREMPVFEQAQKEIDDITFVFVNQGESAQHVNRFLTEHSLELDNVLLDSTNALGEVTGSMAMPTTLFYDADGRLSNTHFGELSRATLHSGLERLR, via the coding sequence ATGAACGCCCTGCAACAGAGCATCGCCCTGGGTCCATTGGGATTCTCACTGGGCCAGGTGCTGATCATGGTAGCCTTCGGGATGGCCTTGCTGGCCGGAACCCTGATCGGACGACGCCATCGCACCCCGGTGGCCGATACACTTTTCACCCTGCTTCTTCTCAGCCTGGCTGGGGCTCGACTGCTGTTCGTGGCCCGCTACTGGAGCAGCTACGACGACATGATGTCGATACTGGATATTCGTGACGGCGGTTTCGACCCAATCGGCGGTCTGGTGGTGGGACTGGCCTATGCTCTCTGGCTGATGTGGCGACTTCCTGCCCAACGGGTGCCCCTGGCCGGCGCCCTGCTAACCGGCGCCCTTACCTGGGGCCTCATCGCCGGCCCCCTGGTCTTGCTGGAGGGAAGCGCCAGACCGATTCCGGACACGTCCCTGGCCACCCTCGGGGGCAACCCTACTGAACTGCCGTCGCTGGCAGCAGCAGAGGGTCAGCCGATGGTGGTGAACCTATGGGCCACTTGGTGCCCGCCCTGTATCCGCGAAATGCCAGTCTTCGAGCAGGCCCAGAAGGAAATCGACGACATCACCTTTGTCTTCGTCAATCAGGGAGAAAGCGCCCAGCATGTGAACCGATTCCTCACGGAGCACTCTCTTGAACTGGACAATGTGCTGCTCGATTCGACCAATGCACTTGGCGAGGTTACCGGGTCAATGGCCATGCCTACGACGCTTTTCTACGACGCCGATGGCCGCCTGAGCAATACGCACTTTGGGGAACTGTCGCGAGCCACCTTGCACAGCGGCCTCGAGCGCCTGCGCTGA
- a CDS encoding copper chaperone PCu(A)C: protein MMLPRTLLLATGLSLVSLTALADALNIEDAQVRAVPPGSETSAAFMTLHNTSDTDIALVDTSSPTAEVMELHNHEDVDGVMQMRKVSRIIVPAGETVALAPGGLHMMLIKLTSPLVEGEPVELTLTFDNGESQVVEAPVSRINLDAEDHGHDHGHGHKH, encoded by the coding sequence ATGATGTTGCCCCGCACTCTTCTACTCGCTACCGGCCTTTCTCTGGTGTCGCTCACTGCGCTAGCCGATGCGCTCAATATCGAAGATGCCCAGGTGCGCGCCGTGCCGCCGGGCTCGGAAACATCGGCAGCTTTCATGACGCTTCATAATACCAGCGACACGGATATCGCCCTGGTGGATACCAGCTCGCCCACCGCCGAGGTGATGGAGTTGCATAATCACGAAGATGTCGATGGCGTGATGCAGATGCGCAAGGTGTCGCGCATCATCGTCCCCGCCGGTGAAACGGTGGCGCTTGCACCAGGCGGTCTGCACATGATGTTGATCAAGCTTACCTCACCCCTTGTCGAAGGGGAGCCGGTCGAGCTGACGCTTACTTTTGACAACGGCGAGAGCCAGGTGGTCGAGGCGCCGGTCAGCCGCATCAACCTGGATGCCGAGGATCATGGGCATGATCACGGTCACGGCCACAAGCATTGA
- the nrdR gene encoding transcriptional regulator NrdR, whose translation MHCPFCGANDTRVTDSRLVAEGDQVRRRRQCTACGERFTTYETAELVMPRVVKADGSRETFNEQKLRAGMLRALEKRPVSAESIEAAVERIRQRLRASGEREIQARDIGEAVMQALKRLDQVAFIRFASVYRRFQDIDEFRAEIDRLSREPGFPPGTADDGER comes from the coding sequence ATGCATTGCCCTTTTTGTGGCGCCAATGATACCCGTGTGACCGACTCCCGCCTGGTGGCTGAGGGCGACCAGGTGCGTCGCCGCCGCCAGTGCACGGCCTGTGGTGAGCGTTTTACCACCTATGAGACCGCCGAGCTGGTGATGCCCAGGGTGGTCAAGGCCGATGGCTCTCGCGAAACCTTCAACGAGCAGAAACTGCGTGCTGGAATGCTGCGGGCCTTGGAGAAGCGACCGGTCAGCGCCGAGTCCATCGAGGCCGCCGTGGAGCGGATTCGCCAGCGGCTGCGTGCCAGTGGCGAGCGCGAGATCCAGGCGCGGGACATCGGCGAGGCGGTGATGCAGGCGCTCAAGCGACTCGATCAGGTTGCCTTCATTCGTTTCGCGTCGGTCTACCGTCGCTTTCAGGATATCGACGAGTTTCGCGCCGAGATCGACCGCCTGTCGCGGGAGCCGGGATTCCCGCCGGGAACGGCTGACGACGGCGAGCGCTGA
- the ribD gene encoding bifunctional diaminohydroxyphosphoribosylaminopyrimidine deaminase/5-amino-6-(5-phosphoribosylamino)uracil reductase RibD, producing the protein MAKPTAAAWMARALQLARRGLYTTDPNPRVGCVLVKGNRLVGEGWHERAGEPHAEVHALRMAGEAARRATAYVTLEPCSHHGRTGPCAVALIDAGVKRVVVAMGDPNPEVAGRGITMLREAGIEVDVGLLEEEARAINPGFLSRMSRHRPYVRLKMAMSLDGRTAMESGESQWITGPHARSEVQRLRARSSAVLTGVDSVIFDNSRLTVRASQLGLEDADAIARRQPLRVVVDTHLRLPQAAACLRESGRTLVATVMGYDVDRRARLESAGAEILVLPAGEGGRVDLAALLGYLAEQELVNEVLLETGATLAGAMLDANLVDEMQLFVAPTLLGGEARPLFALPGLTRMAQQRPLDIIDIRAVGRDWRITARPARLQG; encoded by the coding sequence ATGGCCAAGCCTACTGCCGCCGCCTGGATGGCTCGGGCGCTTCAATTGGCCCGCCGTGGTCTCTACACCACCGACCCCAACCCCCGCGTGGGCTGTGTTCTGGTCAAGGGCAATCGGCTGGTAGGAGAGGGCTGGCACGAGCGTGCCGGCGAACCCCATGCCGAAGTGCATGCCTTGCGGATGGCTGGTGAAGCAGCCCGCCGCGCGACAGCCTATGTGACCCTGGAGCCCTGCTCCCACCATGGGCGTACCGGCCCCTGTGCCGTCGCACTGATCGACGCCGGGGTGAAGCGGGTGGTGGTGGCCATGGGCGACCCCAATCCGGAGGTGGCCGGCCGAGGCATCACCATGCTGCGCGAGGCGGGAATCGAGGTGGATGTCGGCCTGCTCGAGGAAGAGGCTAGAGCGATCAATCCTGGTTTCCTGTCGCGAATGAGTCGCCATCGCCCCTATGTGCGATTGAAGATGGCGATGAGCCTGGATGGGCGCACGGCGATGGAGTCCGGCGAATCCCAATGGATTACCGGCCCCCATGCCCGTTCGGAAGTCCAGCGGTTGCGTGCGCGATCCAGTGCTGTGCTGACCGGCGTTGATTCGGTCATCTTCGATAATTCTCGCCTGACCGTGAGGGCAAGCCAACTTGGCCTGGAGGATGCTGATGCCATCGCCAGACGCCAGCCACTGCGGGTCGTGGTGGATACACACCTTCGTCTGCCCCAGGCCGCGGCCTGCCTGCGTGAATCCGGGCGCACTCTGGTGGCAACGGTCATGGGTTACGATGTCGATCGGCGTGCCCGGCTGGAGTCAGCCGGTGCCGAAATACTGGTATTGCCGGCTGGCGAGGGTGGCCGTGTCGATCTTGCCGCCTTGCTGGGCTATCTGGCGGAGCAAGAGCTGGTCAACGAGGTGCTGCTGGAAACCGGGGCCACACTTGCTGGCGCCATGCTCGACGCGAATCTGGTGGATGAGATGCAGCTGTTCGTGGCGCCGACCCTGCTGGGCGGTGAGGCGCGGCCGCTGTTCGCCTTGCCGGGACTGACGCGTATGGCCCAGCAGCGCCCGTTGGATATCATCGATATCCGTGCTGTCGGTCGCGACTGGCGTATTACCGCTCGACCCGCGCGGCTTCAGGGCTGA
- the ribBA gene encoding bifunctional 3,4-dihydroxy-2-butanone-4-phosphate synthase/GTP cyclohydrolase II, protein MVQSSRGGLASIEDLIEDIRQGKMVILMDDEDRENEGDIIMAAEKVGAEHINFMARHARGLICMPMTRERCERLKLPLMVSDNGSGFGTKFTLSIEAAEGVTTGISAADRARTVQAAAARNARAEDIVQPGHIFPLMAEPGGVLRRAGHTEAACDLAALAGCDPSGVICEVMNDDGSMARRPELERFAAEHDLKMGTIADLIHYRIHNEQTVEPVESTPVNTAAGEMTLHVFRDRIQGAHHVALVKGTPTPDSLTTVRVHLADTMRDLLGLQKGEGKNWTTHSALDEVARVDQGVFVLLDDGRPHQDFRDQLEVFLERRRLPRTSDSDGAGNYLTIGTGSQILRHLGVGRMRLLSSPWKFSALSGFDLEVVELIAPGDIEAPIEN, encoded by the coding sequence ATGGTGCAATCTTCCCGCGGGGGCCTCGCTTCCATCGAAGACCTGATCGAGGACATTCGTCAGGGCAAGATGGTGATCCTCATGGATGATGAGGATCGTGAGAACGAGGGCGACATCATCATGGCCGCCGAGAAGGTCGGGGCCGAGCACATCAATTTCATGGCACGCCATGCCCGGGGCCTGATCTGCATGCCCATGACGCGAGAGCGCTGCGAGCGACTAAAGCTGCCGCTGATGGTGAGCGACAACGGTTCCGGCTTTGGCACCAAGTTCACTCTCTCCATCGAAGCGGCGGAGGGGGTGACCACAGGCATCTCGGCCGCGGACAGGGCGCGTACCGTACAGGCGGCAGCGGCCCGTAATGCCCGGGCCGAGGATATCGTTCAGCCCGGCCACATCTTTCCGCTGATGGCCGAGCCCGGCGGCGTGCTGCGGCGTGCCGGACATACCGAGGCGGCATGCGACCTGGCGGCATTGGCAGGTTGTGACCCCAGCGGTGTGATCTGCGAAGTCATGAACGACGATGGCAGCATGGCCCGGCGGCCCGAGCTCGAGCGTTTTGCTGCCGAGCATGACTTGAAGATGGGCACCATCGCCGACCTGATCCACTATCGCATTCATAATGAGCAGACGGTGGAGCCGGTGGAGTCGACTCCGGTCAACACGGCCGCAGGAGAAATGACGCTGCATGTCTTCCGCGATCGAATTCAAGGTGCGCACCACGTGGCGCTGGTCAAGGGGACGCCGACCCCCGATTCGCTGACTACGGTGCGAGTGCATCTGGCCGATACCATGCGGGATCTGCTTGGCCTGCAGAAGGGTGAAGGCAAGAACTGGACCACCCACAGTGCACTGGATGAGGTGGCCCGCGTCGACCAGGGTGTCTTCGTCCTGCTCGATGATGGGCGTCCGCATCAGGACTTCCGTGATCAGCTGGAGGTTTTTCTGGAGCGTCGCCGCCTGCCTCGTACCAGCGACTCGGACGGTGCCGGCAACTACCTGACCATTGGCACGGGTTCGCAAATCTTGCGCCATCTTGGTGTGGGCAGGATGCGTCTGCTCAGCTCACCCTGGAAGTTCTCGGCGCTGTCGGGCTTCGACCTCGAAGTTGTCGAACTGATTGCGCCGGGCGACATCGAGGCTCCCATCGAGAACTGA
- the ribE gene encoding 6,7-dimethyl-8-ribityllumazine synthase, translated as MHTLSQLEGNFVDVDGRYVIVVGRFNHHVVDSLVEGAVDILMRHGVDADHIDIVNVPGAWELPLAVKRALQVAKPDAVIALGAVIRGGTPHFEYVAGGCNSALGSLQLEFDTPISNGVLTVNSIEQAIERSGTKAGNKGAEAAMAAMEMVSLLRGFGDAGESHE; from the coding sequence ATGCATACCTTGTCTCAATTGGAAGGCAACTTCGTCGATGTCGACGGCCGCTACGTGATCGTGGTGGGGCGCTTCAATCATCATGTGGTCGACAGCCTGGTGGAGGGTGCCGTGGATATCCTGATGCGCCATGGCGTGGATGCCGACCATATCGATATCGTTAATGTGCCCGGTGCCTGGGAGCTACCGCTGGCGGTCAAGCGGGCCCTGCAGGTAGCCAAGCCGGATGCGGTGATCGCGCTGGGCGCTGTGATACGTGGCGGTACACCGCACTTCGAATATGTGGCGGGGGGCTGCAATTCGGCACTCGGCAGCCTGCAGTTGGAGTTCGACACGCCCATCTCCAACGGTGTGCTGACCGTGAACTCCATCGAGCAGGCCATCGAGCGCTCCGGTACCAAGGCTGGCAACAAGGGTGCCGAGGCCGCCATGGCCGCCATGGAGATGGTGTCGTTGCTGCGGGGCTTCGGTGATGCCGGAGAGAGTCATGAGTGA
- the nusB gene encoding transcription antitermination factor NusB, translated as MSEPRSKRPPSTGQQKRRAARELAVQGLYQWHMTGKSISAVEAEFRSQLPDEDMEDHENWAKVMEIADLALFHDLLHNVARYRGDLDAAIGPLLDRRIEERDPIELTILRLGAYELSHRPDVPYRAVINEGVELAKSFGATDGHKYVNGILDKLASRLRSAEVSARRR; from the coding sequence ATGAGTGAACCGCGTTCCAAGCGCCCCCCTTCGACGGGGCAGCAGAAGAGGCGCGCCGCCCGGGAGCTGGCCGTCCAGGGCCTCTACCAGTGGCACATGACCGGCAAGTCGATCTCGGCAGTTGAAGCGGAGTTCCGCAGCCAGCTGCCCGACGAGGACATGGAGGATCATGAAAACTGGGCCAAGGTCATGGAGATCGCCGACCTGGCACTTTTTCACGACCTGCTGCACAACGTGGCTCGCTATCGCGGCGACCTGGATGCCGCCATCGGACCCTTGCTCGACCGGCGTATCGAGGAGCGGGATCCCATCGAATTGACCATTCTGAGGCTCGGTGCATACGAGCTGTCGCATCGGCCGGATGTCCCCTACCGGGCGGTGATCAACGAGGGGGTCGAATTGGCCAAGTCCTTCGGCGCCACCGACGGTCACAAGTACGTCAACGGCATTCTCGACAAACTGGCCTCGCGGTTGCGCAGCGCCGAGGTCAGCGCGCGTCGTCGCTGA
- the thiL gene encoding thiamine-phosphate kinase codes for MTSEFELIARHFTPAAPGSRAGVVLGVGYDCALLIPHPGSRLAVSVDTSVAEVHFPGTAPAVAIGHRALAGSLRDLAAMGAESRWCLMALAMADTDDTWLSEFARGFHDLCAATGTTLVGGDVTRGELAIGVTVMGEVPEGQALTRSGARPGDRLAVTGALGGGAGGLALWQHGERDMQHPLLARYLLPQPRLEAGQALRGLATAAIDISDGLLADLGHVLAASGVGASIDVDALPLAEGLLEALGPDRARQAALGGGDDYELLVSLPAEAMAEATRRLAGLGLALTSLGTVTAELGLSGVGDTVLHGWQHFGVANAKGGAT; via the coding sequence GTGACCAGTGAATTCGAGCTGATCGCCCGTCATTTCACGCCTGCCGCCCCGGGCTCACGGGCCGGTGTGGTCCTGGGCGTGGGCTATGACTGTGCGTTGCTGATACCGCACCCTGGTTCGCGGCTGGCCGTCAGTGTGGATACGTCGGTCGCTGAGGTCCATTTTCCCGGCACCGCACCGGCGGTGGCGATCGGCCATCGTGCCCTGGCGGGCAGCCTCCGTGATCTGGCGGCCATGGGCGCCGAGTCTCGCTGGTGCCTGATGGCATTGGCCATGGCAGATACTGACGACACCTGGTTATCCGAGTTCGCCCGGGGGTTTCATGACCTTTGTGCGGCGACCGGTACCACCCTGGTCGGCGGTGACGTGACCCGCGGTGAGCTGGCAATCGGGGTAACGGTAATGGGGGAAGTGCCCGAAGGGCAGGCCCTCACGCGGAGCGGAGCAAGGCCCGGAGATCGTTTGGCCGTGACCGGTGCATTGGGGGGCGGGGCTGGAGGTCTGGCACTCTGGCAGCACGGCGAAAGGGACATGCAGCATCCCCTGCTGGCGCGTTACCTTCTTCCCCAGCCTCGACTTGAAGCGGGACAGGCCTTGCGCGGCCTGGCCACCGCAGCCATCGATATTTCCGATGGATTGCTGGCAGACCTGGGGCATGTACTGGCCGCTTCCGGCGTGGGCGCAAGCATCGATGTCGATGCGCTGCCCCTGGCCGAAGGGCTGCTCGAGGCTCTGGGCCCTGACCGAGCTCGGCAGGCCGCACTGGGCGGTGGCGATGACTATGAGCTGTTGGTCAGCCTGCCCGCCGAAGCCATGGCGGAGGCGACTCGTCGCCTGGCCGGGCTGGGGCTGGCGCTGACGTCGCTCGGCACGGTCACGGCCGAGCTGGGCCTGTCCGGTGTTGGCGACACTGTCCTCCACGGCTGGCAGCATTTCGGGGTGGCGAATGCCAAGGGAGGGGCGACATGA
- a CDS encoding phosphatidylglycerophosphatase A — MNRAPPSVWRRPVHFFAFGLGSGAVPWAPGTFGTLAAIPFYWLMSELPLNWYLILVAVSFVVGIWLCDRTSRDLGVHDHSGIVWDEFVGYWITMAAVPFSWEAALWGFILFRIFDVFKPWPIRWADRRVAGGFGIMIDDVLAGIYAWSTMHLWLWLH; from the coding sequence ATGAATCGCGCGCCCCCGAGCGTCTGGCGGCGGCCCGTCCATTTTTTTGCCTTCGGCCTTGGCAGCGGTGCCGTGCCCTGGGCGCCGGGTACCTTCGGTACCCTGGCGGCCATCCCGTTTTACTGGCTGATGTCAGAGTTACCGCTGAACTGGTACCTGATTCTGGTGGCAGTTTCCTTCGTCGTGGGTATCTGGCTCTGTGACAGGACCTCGCGTGATCTTGGTGTGCATGACCACTCCGGTATTGTCTGGGATGAATTCGTCGGTTACTGGATCACCATGGCGGCGGTGCCTTTCTCGTGGGAAGCGGCGCTCTGGGGGTTCATCCTGTTTCGCATCTTCGATGTCTTCAAGCCGTGGCCGATTCGCTGGGCGGATCGTCGTGTAGCAGGGGGGTTCGGCATCATGATCGATGATGTGCTGGCCGGAATCTACGCTTGGAGTACGATGCACCTCTGGCTTTGGTTACACTAG
- a CDS encoding DUF945 family protein yields the protein MRKERLIVPLLIFLLLLWLAGQALSSHFFEREMARTLSDLEARGELVVSRSELERGWWSSTGRIHLAPLLGNVWQLELTYRARHGVLNTHLNGEAMLRHGPEAAQLFGDLLASSPPLWQASYHTLTGTLEGGLRLSPLRVTQQDRELVFDGGRLHFSGEQGDWRLRAHLDSWRLTDGTASLAIGPSTLNSHYAYTEDAHSFTQEDRLQVESVAWRQPLLSLDASNLRVTNRTVLDERELRMQLAVDLGEVHTAGEVLLTGDLLLELSRLNADALRVSTSRLRELAASGHHELGRRELLAQLEPHLIETLKDSPRLDLLSLQLDSPMMGLSARADGSLFFDGRRLDELSLIDADDPSMQARWRQRLDGDLTWYDLPTVVALWLGLPLDTRTLEVDVGRGQVRVNSRPLPQLWR from the coding sequence GTGCGCAAGGAACGTCTCATCGTCCCGCTGCTAATTTTCCTGCTGCTGCTCTGGCTGGCGGGGCAGGCCCTTTCCAGCCACTTCTTCGAACGGGAAATGGCGCGAACGCTGAGTGATCTCGAGGCACGTGGTGAGCTGGTCGTGTCGCGTTCGGAGCTTGAGCGGGGATGGTGGTCGTCGACCGGCCGCATCCACCTGGCACCGCTGCTGGGGAATGTCTGGCAGCTGGAGCTGACCTACAGGGCGCGACACGGGGTGCTCAATACCCACCTGAACGGCGAGGCGATGTTGCGCCATGGTCCTGAGGCTGCCCAGCTGTTCGGTGACTTGCTGGCCTCGTCGCCTCCCCTTTGGCAGGCCAGCTACCATACTCTGACCGGGACCCTGGAAGGCGGGCTTCGCCTCTCTCCCTTGCGGGTCACCCAGCAGGATCGCGAACTGGTGTTCGATGGGGGGCGTCTCCATTTCAGCGGGGAGCAGGGCGACTGGCGTCTCCGGGCTCACCTCGATTCCTGGCGGTTGACGGATGGGACTGCCAGCCTCGCAATCGGCCCCTCCACGCTCAACAGCCACTACGCCTATACCGAAGATGCCCATTCCTTCACACAGGAGGACCGGCTGCAGGTCGAGTCGGTAGCCTGGCGTCAGCCTCTATTGAGCCTGGATGCCAGCAATCTTCGTGTCACCAATCGCACGGTCCTCGATGAGCGGGAGCTCAGAATGCAGCTCGCTGTCGACTTGGGCGAAGTGCATACCGCGGGCGAAGTACTGCTCACCGGTGATCTGTTACTCGAGCTGTCACGCCTGAATGCCGATGCGCTTCGGGTGAGCACTTCTCGACTCCGTGAGCTGGCCGCCAGTGGTCACCATGAACTTGGCCGCCGCGAGCTGTTGGCTCAGCTCGAGCCGCATCTGATTGAGACCCTGAAAGATTCGCCACGCCTCGACTTGCTGAGCCTTCAACTGGATAGTCCCATGATGGGACTGTCGGCCCGGGCCGATGGCTCACTGTTCTTCGATGGACGTCGCCTCGATGAATTGAGTCTGATCGACGCCGACGACCCCTCAATGCAGGCGCGCTGGCGACAGCGACTCGACGGCGACTTAACCTGGTACGACTTGCCTACCGTGGTGGCCCTATGGCTCGGCCTGCCATTGGACACCCGCACCCTGGAAGTCGACGTGGGCCGAGGGCAGGTGCGCGTCAACAGCCGCCCCTTGCCCCAGCTGTGGCGCTGA